The sequence CACCGAGCGCATCGCGGGCTTCGCCAACGTCACGAACCTGCCGACCCGGCCGGCTCCCATGCTCGCGCGGACGGTGACGTCGCTGTCGGCGCTCTCCGGCGGCCGCGTCGTGCTCGGCATGGGCGCGGGCGGGCTGTGGGATCGGATCTCCGACATGGGCGTGCCGCGGCTGTCGCCGGGTGCGGCGGTGGACGCCTTCGAAGAGGCGATCGTCCTGGTCAGGAAGCTGGCCGGCGGCGGCCCGCCCGTCACCCACCATGGCCGCCACTACCGGGTGGAGGAGATCGAGCCGGCTCCCGTGGCCGCGCCGCCCGTATGGACCGGGTCGGTCGGCCCGAGGTCCCTCGCCGCGACCGGCCGGGTGGCCGACGGCTGGATCCCCGGCCACGCCGCGGACTGGCTCAGCGAGCGCTACCGGACGTCGCGGCCGGTGATCGACGAGGCCGCCGCGGCTGTGGGCCGCGACCCGCGCGAGATACGCACGATCTTCAATCTGCCCGGACGCGTGACCGACCGGCCGCTGCCCGCCACGCGCGACCGCGACGGACGCTGGATCGGAGGCTCCCCCGAGCAGTGGGCCGAGGAGCTGACCGGAGCGGTCCTGGAGCACGGCGCGTCCGGGTTCACCCTCTTCTCGCCCAGCGGCGGGACGCAGGACCTCGCCTCCGTCACCCGCTGGGGGCAGGAGATCGCCCCCGCCGTCCGCGAAGCGGTCGCGAAGGAGAACGGCCCCTCGCCGAAGGCGCGGCGCTCGGGGCCCGTCCGCCGCTAGCATGATCGAATGTCGCAGACGGTGGGGATCGCGCAGTTCGTCCGGCAGTCGAGTGACCTGGGCGAATGCCGGGCCGGAACCGACCTGATCGGCCGGGACGAGGTGCAGGCGTTCCTCGGGTCCATCACCGACGTCGACGCCGCCATGGCGGAACTGGCCGCCTCGCTCGGGGCCGGCGACGTCTTCCGCGCGGGGATGATGGCCTTCGTGTGCGGGGTGCTCGTCGAGCGGGGCGGCTCGGTGACGGTCCCGGTCGACGCGGTCATGGAGATGACCGAGCGCTACCTGGGCCTGGCGAAGGAGTTCGTGGTGCAGGGCGGGGTGAGCGCGCAGGACGAGCTGTTCCGGGTGTCTCCCGACCTCGTCCGCGCCCACCACACCCTGCCCTTCGTCCTCCTTGCGGCCATGACGATGCTCAGCCGCGACGAGGGCGCGCGGCGGCGTCTGCGCGCCCGGCCCCACGTAGCGCCGCTGGTGGACGAACTGGAAGAGCACTACGAGACCCTCTACTACGTCCGCGAGGTGCTCGCCCTTCTGGACGGCCGGGAGATCCTGCTGCTCGACCCGCGCGGCCGGCGCGGCTTCGTCGTCGGCCTGACCGGCGTCCAGGACCGGATGTACCACTTCTTCGCGCTCGCCCAGGACGCTCTCGAACGCCATGCGGGCCCCGGCTACCTCGGAGCCGAGCCGACCGACCCCGCGCTCGTGCGGTACGCGCGGAACCAGGGCCTGACCCCGCAGGAACACCAGGAGGCGCAAGAGCTGATCGAGCACCAGCGGATCGGGTTCCACTACCCGGGCGCCGGCGGGGCGCCGGCGATGTTCTTCCCCGGTTCCGCACCCTTCGAAGCGGTCCCCGTGGTCGGGGGCCTTCCCACCCTGTTCCTGGACGAGAGATCGATCCACGCCCAGTGGTCCCCGACGAACATGTACCCGGTCCTGCACGAGGCGCTGGAATCAAGGGTCAGCCTTCGCGAGCTGCCTCGTGAGGATGTGGAAGCCCGGCTCGCCGCCTTCGTGACGTCCTCCGGCTGAGCCGGACCGCGGCTCAGGGCCTGCCGGATTCGCGGAGACGCGCGTAGATGTCACCCGACCGCCCGCGCGGGCGGATCCTCTCCAGCCGCCGCCGCAGCTCGGCCGCATCGAGCCAGCGGGGGCTGGCCAGCCGCATCGTCTCGATGGGGGAGTAGTTGTAGACGTAGTCGCCCAGCCGGTCCACGAGGTCCAACGCCTCCAGGGAGGCGTCGTGCGCGGACGGCACGTACTCGAACGACAGGGCGGGCAGCGGCCGGGACAGCCCCGCCAGCACGTCCGCCTCGAAGCCCTCGACGTCGATCTTGCAGAAGGCCGGCACGCCGTGGACGGCGATGAGCTCGTCCAGCGTGGTCACGTCGACGCCGATCGAGCGGTCCCAGCGGACGCGGGCGAAGCCGCGGTCCGTCGTCACCGCCTTGATCCAGCCGGGCGACATCGAGGACACCGTCGGCGTCGCGGTGGACAGGGCCAGGTGCGCCCGTCCGGGCTCGGCGCCGGCGGCGCCCGGCACGAGGACGACGCCGCGGTCGCGGCCGAAGAACAGGCGCAGGACGCGCAGGCAGTCGGGCTGCGGCTCCACCGCGACGACGCGCGCTCCGAGCCCCCGCCACACCCGCACCCGGCCGCCCACGTGCGCGCCGATGTCGAACGCGATGTCGTCGGGCCCGAGGAACTCTCCGTAGAGGCGCGACGCGCGCCGGTGCCTGCCCGGAATTCCGTGGTACATGACCAGTGAGCGAGCGATCCCGTAGGCGCGCAGCAGCATCCGCCGACCTTACCGCGCCGGGCTCCGCCACCGGCGGGAACCCGGCGTTGCGCGGAGAGGCGCGCCCGGCGGCATCGGGGGCCGCCGGGCGCGGTGCGCGTCAGGACGGCGGGAGGCCGAGGGCGCGGGCGATCAGCATGCGCTGCACCTCCGAGGTGCCCTCGCCCACTTCCAGGATCTTCGCGTCGCGGTAGAATCGGCCGACGGCGTACTCGTTCATGAAGCCGTAACCGCCGAAGACCTGCGTGGCGTCGCGGGCGTTGTCCATGGCGGCGTTGGAGGCCACCAGCTTGGCGATGGCGGCCTCCTTCTTGAACGGCTCGCCCGCCAGCATCCTCGCGGCCGCCGCGTAGTAGGCGAGCCGGGCGGTGTGCGCCCGGGTCTCCATGTCGGCGACCTTGAACTGGATCGCCTGGTAGCGGCCGATCTCCTTGCCGAACGCCTCCCGCTCGCGGACGTAGCGCAGGCACTCGTCCACGCAGCCCTGGGCGAGGCCGACCGACACCGCGGCGATCGCGATGCGCCCCTCGTCCAGGATCCGCAGGAACTGGGCGTACCCCCGGCCCCGCTCGCCGACGAGGTTCTCGGCCGGGACGCGGACGTCGTCGAACGACAGCTCCCGCGTGTCGGACGCCGCCCAGCCGACCTTGGAGTACTTGCGCCCGACCGTGAAGCCCGGGGTCCCGTTCGGGACGAGGATCGTGGAGATCTCGCCGTCGCCGGTGAACGCGGTCACGGTCACGAACGCGGTGATGTCGGTGCCGGAGTTGGTGATGAACGCCTTGGACCCGTTGATCACCCAGGAGTCGCCGTCCAGCCGGGCGGTGGTGCGCATGCCGCCGGGGATGTCCGACCCGCCGCCCGGCTCGGTCAGCCCGAAGCCGGCCAGCCGCTCGCCGGAGGTGAGCGGCGGCAGCCACCGCTCCTTCTGCTCCGCGGACCCGAACCGGTAGATCGGCATCGCGCCCAGCGACACCCCGGCCTCCAGGGTGATCGCGACGGACGAGTCGACGCGCGCCAGCTCCTCCAGGGCGAGGCAGAGCGTGAAGTAGTCGCCGCCCATGCCGCCGTGCTCCTCCGGGAAGGGGAGCCCGAACAGCCCCATCTTCCCCATCGCGGCGACGATCTCGTAGGGGAACTCGCCGCGCTCGTACAGGTCCCCGATCACCGGGGCGACGTTCTCGCGGGCGAACTGCTCGACCGTGCGCCGTAGTTCCTCCTGCTCCTCGCCGAGCGTGAAGTCGATCATTGGTTACTCCGATTCAGGTGACAGGGCTTGCACTACGCGGGACGGGCTGGGACGGCCCAGGCGGCCCGCCATCCAGCGGCTCGTGGACACGAGCCCGGCGAGGTCGACGCCCGTCTCGACGCCGAGGCCGTTCAGCATCCAGACGAGGTCCTCGGTGGGCAGGTTGCCGGTGGCGCTCTCGGCGTACGGGCAGCCGCCGAGGCCGCCCGCCGAGGCGTCCACGACGGTGACGCCCGCGCGGAGCGCGGCGAGGGTGTTGGCCAGCGCCTGCCCGTAGGTGTCGTGGAAGTGGACGGCGAGCCGGTCGGTGCCGACGCCCGCCTCGGTCAGCGCCTCGATGAGCGCGGTGACCTGGCCGGGCGTGCCGACGCCGATGGTGTCGCCGAGGCTGAGCTGGGAGCAGCCCATGTCCATCATGCGGGACGCGACGGACACGACCTGCTCCACGGGGACGTCGCCCTCCCACGGGTCGCCGCACACCATCGACACGTAGGCGCGCACCCAGAGGCCCTCGGCGCGCGCCCGTTCCACGACCGGGGCGAACATCGCGAGGGACTCGTCCACGGTGCGGTTCAGGTTGCGGCGGGCGAAGGTCTCGGTGGCACTGCCGAAGATCGCGATCTCGGTGACGCCGTTGGCGAGCGCCCGGTCCAGGCCCCGCTCGTTCGGCACGAGGACGGGGTACCGCAGCCTGGGGGAGCGCGGCAGGATGTCGAGCAACTGCTCGGCGTCCGCCAGTTGCGGCACCCACTTGGGGTGGACGAAGCTGGTCGTCTCGATCGTGCGCAGCCCCGCGTCCGCCAGCCGGGTCACGAACTCCGCCTTGACCTCGGCGGGGACGATCGCCTTCTCGTTCTGCAGCCCGTCCCGCGGCCCGACCTCGTAGATCGTGACCCGCTCGGGAAGGCCGGAGAGGGGAACCACCGGCACCGTCATGCCTCCTCGATCACGGCCAGCACCGCGTCCAGGGCGACCTGCGCGCCCGCGCGGACCGGCAGCTTCGCCACGACGCCGGCGAGCGGCGCCGTGACCGTGTGCTCCATCTTCATCGCCTCGACGACCACGAGCGGCTGCCCGGCCTCGACGCGGTCGCCCTCGGCCGCCTTGACCGCCAGGACCGTGCCCGGCATCGGGCTGCGCAGCACGCCGTCGCCCGCGGCGGCGGCGTCGGCCCCGCCCTCGGCGCGGACGTGCTCGCTCAGCGCCCACGCGTGCCCGTCGCGCCCGAGCCACAGGGTGCGCCCGTCCCGGGCGCCGGCGAACGAGGTCGTCCTTCCACCGTAGGTCAGCGTGAACGGCCTGGTGAGCGAGGCGGCGACCGGCGGCTCACCGCCGACGGCGACGCGCGCGGACCCCGCCCTGCCCTGGACGCGGACCTCGACCGGGTCGCCGCCGGACGGGGTGATGATCCACGGCGCCCAGGCGTGGGCGCCGGGCCGCCAGCCGTCCGGGACGTCCCACGGGTCGTCGCCGGACTCCAGGTCGAGCATCCGCTCCAGCGCGGCGGCGGCGAGCACCTCGGGCGGAACGGACGCGCCCGCGACCAGCTCGTCCAGGGCGCGCTCGACCAGGCCGGTGTCCAGGTCGCCCGTCACGACCGAGGGGTGCCGCAGCAGGGCGCGCAGGAACGCGACGTTCGTCGGGACGCCGAGCAGCGTGTAGGACGCGAGCGCGCGGTCGAGCCTGTGCAGCGCCTCGGCGCGGTCGGCGCCGTGGACGATGACCTTGGCGAGCATGGGGTCGTAGGAGCCGCCGACCTCCGTTCCGACGTCCAGCCCGGAGTCGACCCGCGCGGCCTCGGGCTCGCCGAGGGCGAGCACCCGTCCGCCCGTGGGCAGGAAGCCGCGCGCCGGGTCCTCGGCGTAGACGCGGGCCTCGATGGAGTGCCCGTCGAGGCGCACCCCGTCCTGCGTGAACGGCAGCGGCTCTCCCGCGGCCACCCGGAGCTGGAGCTCGACCAGGTCGAGCCCCGTGACGAGCTCGGTGACGGGGTGCTCGACCTGGAGCCGGGTGTTCATCTCCATGAAGAAGAACTCGTCGGGGCGGTCGGCCGAGACGATGTACTCGACCGTCCCGGCCCCCACGTACCCGACGGCCTGCGCGGCGGCCACGGCGGCGGCGCCCATCCGCTCGCGCGCGGCGGCGTCCAGCAGCGGGGACGGCGCCTCCTCGACGATCTTCTGGTGCCGGCGCTGGAGGCTGCACTCGCGCTCGCCGAGGTGGACGGCGCCGCCGTGCGCGTCCGCGAAGACCTGGATCTCGATGTGCCGCGGGTTCTCGACGAACCGCTCGGCGAGCAGCGTGTCGTCGCCGAACGAGCCGCGCGCCTCCCGCCGGGCGGAGGCGATCGCCTCCGGCAGGTCCGCGGCGTCCCGGACGAGCCGCATGCCCTTCCCGCCGCCGCCCGCGGACGGCTTGAGCAGCACCGGCAGCCCGACCTCCAGGGCCGCCGCCTCCAGTTCGGCGTCGGACAGGCCGGGCTCGTCCCGCCCGGGGACCACGGGGACGCCGGCCGCCGCGACGGTCCGCTTCGCGCGGATCTTGTCGCCCATGGCGTCGATCGCCCCGGCCGGCGGTCCGATGAACACCAGCCCCGCCTCGCCGCACGCCCGCGCGAACGCCGTGTTCTCGGCGAGGAACCCGTATCCGGGGTGCACGGCCGACGCGCCGGCGTCGCGGGCGGCCGCGATGACCGCCTCGATGTCCAGGTACGACGGGATCAGCAGGGCCTCGTCCGCCTCCCGGACGTGGCGCGCCAGGGCGTCGGCCCCGGTGTGCACGGCCACGGACCGGATGCCGAGCCGCCGCAGCGTGCGGAACACGCGGACGGCGATCTCCCCGCGGTTGGCGACCAGGACGCTGTCGAACATCAACACCCTCACATCCGGAAGACGCCGTAGCCGACCGGCTCCAGCGGTGCGTTGGCCGCGACCGACAGCCCGAGCCCGAGCACGCGCCGGGTGTCGAGCGGGTCGATCACCCCGTCGTCCCACAGCCGCGCCGTCGAGTAGTACGGGTTGCCCTGCGCCTCGTACTGCTCGCGGATCGGCGCCTTGAACCCTTCCTCTTCCTCGGCGGGCCACTCCTCGCCGCGCGCCTCCATCTGGTCGCGGCGGACGGTGGCGAGGACGCTCGCCGCCTGCTCGCCGCCCATGACCGAGATGCGGGCGTTCGGCCACATCCACAGGAAGCGCGGCGAGTAGGCCCGGCCGCACATCGCGTAGTTGCCGGCGCCGAACGAGCCGCCGATCACGACGGTGAACTTCGGGACGCGGGCGCACGCGACGGCGGTCACCATCTTCGCGCCGTGCTTGGCGATGCCGCCCGCCTCGTACTCGCGCCCGACCATGAACCCGGTGATGTTCTGCAGGAACACCAGCGGGACGCTGCGCCGGTCGCACAGCTCGATGAAGTGCGCGCCCTTCTGCGCCGACTCGCCGAACAGGATGCCGTTGTTGGCGACGATCCCGACCGGGTGCCCGTGGACGCGCGCGAACCCGGTGACGAGCGTCGCGCCGTACTCCTTCTTGAACTCCTGGAAGCGGCTGCCGTCCACGATCCGGGCGATGACCTCGCGCACGTCGTAGGGGGTGCGCGAGTCCGGCGGGACGATCCCGTACAGCTCGGACGGGTCGGCGGCCGGCTCCTCGGGCGGCGCGACCTCCCACGGGCGCGGCTCGCGCGGACCCAGCGTGGCGACGATGTCCCGGACGATCCGCAGCGCGTGCGCGTCGTCCTCGGCGAGGTGGTCGGTCACGCCGGACGTGCGCGCGTGCAGCTCGCCGCCGCCCAGCTCCTCCGCCGTCACGACCTCGCCGGTGGCGGCCTTCACCAGCGGCGGCCCGCCGAGGAAGATCGTTCCCTGGCCGCGGACGATGACGGCCTCGTCGCTCATCGCCGGGACGTAGGCGCCGCCCGCCGTGCAGGAGCCCAGCACCGCCGCGATCTGCGGGATGCCGCGGCCCGACATCGTGGCCTGGTTGTAGAAGATGCGGCCGAAGTGCTCGCGGTCGGGGAACACCTCGTCCTGGCGCGGCAGGAACGCGCCGCCGGAGTCGACCAGGTAGAGGCAGGGGAGGCGGTTGTGCAGCGCCACCTCCTGCGCTCTCAGGTGCTTCTTCACCGTGACCGGGTAGTACGTGCCGCCCTTGACGGTGGCGTCGTTGGCGACGACGACGCATTCGCGGCCGGAGACCCGCCCGACGCCGGTGATGATCCCCGCGCCCGGCGCCTCGTCCCCGTACATGCCGTTCGCGGCCAGCGGCGACAGTTCCAGGAAGGGCGAGCCGGGGTCCAGGAGCGTGTCGACCCGGTCGCGGGGCAGCAGCTTGCCGCGCGCCACGTGCCGCTCGCGGGCGCGCTCGGGTCCGCCGCGGCCCGCCCGGTCGACGCGGTCGCGCAGTTCCGCGACGAGCGCCTCGTTGTGCGCGGCGCTCGCCTTGAACGCCTCGCCCGCGACGTCGGCGCGCGAGCCGATCTCGGGTCCGCTCATGACCCCCCTTCCCAGTTAACGTTCATTAACAATGCTGATGTTAACGGTCGTTAACAACTCTAGTCTAGACTGGGCCGCATGACGTCCCACCCCGCCGAGGCGCCGCCGGGCCCGCCCAACCCGCGCAGGGCCGAGATCCTCGGCGCCGCCGCCGAGCTGTTCGCGCGCCGCGGCTACCACGGGGCGTCCATCGGCGACCTCGGCCGGGCCGTCGGGCTCACCGGCCCCGCCCTCTACCGCCACTTCAGCGGCAAGGAGGCGGTGCTCGCCGAGATGCTCCTCGACATCAGCGAGCGGCTGCTCGCCGAGGGCCTGCGCCGCGCCGCCGACCCCGACCCCGGGCGCGCCCTCGACGCGCTGCTGAGCTGGCACATCGCGTTCGCCCTCGACAACCCCGCGCTGATCACCGTGCAGGAGCGGGAACTGGACAACGTCCCCGAGCCGCAGCGCCACCGCATCCGCCGGCTCCAGCGCGCCTACGTCGAGGAGTGGGTCGCCGTCCTGCGCCGCCTCAGCCCCCGGCCGCCGGACGAGCGCACCCGCGCCGCCGTCCATGCCTGCTTCGGCCTGCTCAACTCCACCCCGCGCAGCGCCGTGCAGGGGCTCGACCGCGCAGCGATGGCCGGCCTCCTGCACGGCATGGCCCGCGCGGCACTCGAAGGCGTCCGCTAGCCGAGCACGGTCAGCAGGACGCCGTGCGCCCGTCGAGCGAGCGCCCCACGGCCCTGGCGAACGTCTCGGCGTCCGTCCCCGTCCGGTCGAAGAGCTTCTGCACGCACCCGCGGAACGTGCCGGTGAACGTGCTGTAGTGCGGCGTGGCGGGACGGGGCCGCGCCCTGTCCAGGGCGTTCACCACGGCCGTCCCCAGCTCGGTCAGCTGCGCCTGGTCGAGTTCGACGTCGCCGGGATCGAGGCGCTCCTGAGTGAAGGCCGAGCAGCTCCGCACCTGCACGTCGGCGGCGGCGTGCCGCCCGGGGCGCAGCCCGAGCGCGCTGTAGCGTCCCGGCGCGAAACCGCCGCACGAGAACAGCAGCTTCTGGCTCTCGGTCCCGCTCAGATACTCCACCAGCCTGAGCGCGGTGTCCGGGTGAGGGGAGTACTTGGAGACGGCGAGGTTCTGGCCTCCGAGGACGGTGTGGCCGGGCAGGGCGGCCACCGCGTACCGCAGGCGCGTCCCGTCCCGCATCCCCGGTTCCGTCGCGAGCGTGGAGAACGCGTACGGCCAGTTCCGCATCAGCGGCGCCCCGGCCATGAACGCCTCCATGCTCTTCTGCTCGTCGTAGGAGCGCGACGCCGTCAACGGGCCGCCCGTACGCGTGCCGGGCTCCGGGTCGGAGGCGCGCGCCGCCATTCTCTTCAACGCCGGGAACACTCTCGTCCGCAACGTCTTCTCATCCGGGCGCCTCTCACCGGTGAGCAGCTCGCCGCCACCGTCGTTCCACACGGCTTCGAGCGCGTTGACCGTAAGCCCCTCGTAGTCGTCGAGCTGCATCGCGACGCCGGAGCCGAGCAGATGCGGCCAGTCGCGCGGGGCCTGCGCGCCGTCACGCCGGTAGAGGAGCCCGACGTCGACGTTGAACGGGACGGCGTACTGCTTCCCGTGCCACTTTCCGGTTTCCAGTGCGGCGGGGAAGAAGTCGCTCCGGTTGCCGATGTCGTCGAGCGGCCGGAGGTAGCCGCCCGCGGCGAACTCCGCCGTCCAGGTGTTGTCCATGATCAGCACGTCGTAGCCGCAGCCGCGCGACTCCTGCATCGCCTTGATCTGGCTGTGCTGGGAGTCGGTGGACTCCGCGATCTCCACGAGCGTGGCGTGCGGGTTGCCGCCGGTGTTCCACTTCTGGATCAGCTGGCGGCGCTGGCTGTTCAGGCTGACGTCGGTGCCGCCCGCGACGACCAGCTCCGAGCGGTCGCAGTGCGACGGCAGGGCCTCGTAGGAGGAGCCCGGCCAGAAGGCCAGCGCCTGGGCGCAGACCAGCGTCGCCGCGGCCCCGCCCACGGCGCTCAGCCAGGCCGTCCGCCCGTGGGGCAAGGACCATCGCCGCCGTCGCGTCATGGCCCTCCGTTCATCGCAGGTCGGAGAGGAGCTGGGCGGCCTGCTGCGGTTCCGGCGCGCCCGTCAGCGACACGCAGCCCTTGCCGCCGGAGGGGCCGAACGCGTCCACGATCTCCTTGACGGGGGAGGCGCCGCAGCCCGACGGGCCCGTCAGCACCACGGTCACCCGCACGTCCCGGTGCCGGTCACGGAACTTCGCGGCCGCCTCGCCGGGGGACGAACCGGGGCCGTTGGTCCCGGGGGACTGCCCGTCGGTGACGACGACCAGGTTCGACCCCGGGTCCACGTCGGCCTTGCCGATCATGTCGGCGAGCGCGACGTCGCCACCGGCGGTCGCGACCGCCTGGAGGTGGCTCGTGATGCGGTTCTTCTGGACGGGGCCCGTCCCGGCGAGCCGCACGTTCTCCAAGGTGTACGGGCTGTCGGGCGGCTTCTTCTTCGACGCCACCCGCAGTCCCGCGCTGTCGCGGCTCTGCAGCTGGGCCACCAGGCTCTGCAGGAAGGAGACGCTTCGCGACAGACGGGTGTCGCGGCCCCGGGCCGGACGACCCATCGACCCCGACACGTCCAGCATGAGAGAGACCGAGGCCGGGGGACGGGCCGCGGCGACGCGCTGGAGGCTTTCGGCCACGTACTTCCCGCTGCGGTCGCCGGCCGCCGGCCTCAGCGGATTCGGCTCCATCCGGTTCGGGATGATGTTGGGGCCGAGCAGGGTCCACAGCGCCGTCAGGTCGTGGCGGGCGGAGTCGCCCTCATGCGCGGACGGCATGGCGCCCTTGTCGTCCCGGAGGCCCTGCCGGGTGAGCGGATGGCGGGTCAGCCACCGGCGGAACGCGGTGACGGCCGCGTCGCGCTCCCGCGTGTCCTGGCCGCGCCACGTCACCTGGATGAACGGGTGGTCGAGCGACGGCAGGTCCTCGGCGTAGTAGGGGTACAGCGTCCACTCGCCCCCGGCGCCGGGCGCGTCCGCGGCGCCGCACTGCTTCTTGAGCCGTCCCGCGTCGTAGTCGCTGACGACCTGCTCGGGAACGGCGAAGGCGACGCGGTCCGGCGGGTGGGCGCCCTGGCGGGCCTTGCACAGCAGCGTCACCGCGTCCGGCGCCACCAGGTCGGTGGGCTCGGCGAACTCCTCGTCCTGCTGGTCCTTGCCCGGAAGGGCGCCGTAGAGCACGGGCGTCACCGCCAGGGCGGCGGCCGACGTCTCCGGGACGGGACGGGCGATCTCGCGCAGTTCCACGCCCGCCCTGGCGAAGCGCCGCAGCAGGTCGGTGGTGCGCTGCTGCGGCGGCTTGATGGCCGTGTCCTCCACCTGGGCGTGGTCGCCGCCGAACAGGGCCAGCACCATCGGCGACGACCCCAGCGAGCCGCGCGTGGTGAACACCGG is a genomic window of Actinomadura citrea containing:
- a CDS encoding vWA domain-containing protein, coding for MSESGNGNSDAPLDRLVRAAVPGLIVGVVSGLIANQVLKLVDAVGWLQTVLPLTVLALVIVAVSVALFRSERAGAALKRLSRTLPWNAEAVAWACAGAAVMAAVLLAWTGVASLAEHARPCGQPLELRVVTTPETLTSLRDAAKGFEEDSEERGCREYSVTVAPEPEFVQLSEAFGRLWRRSEPPGGEAAPAPQDERLYGPQPDVWIPSSTAEFDYVEKSPDQVRRAQGAGAPSPGPPAKADPVFTTRGSLGSSPMVLALFGGDHAQVEDTAIKPPQQRTTDLLRRFARAGVELREIARPVPETSAAALAVTPVLYGALPGKDQQDEEFAEPTDLVAPDAVTLLCKARQGAHPPDRVAFAVPEQVVSDYDAGRLKKQCGAADAPGAGGEWTLYPYYAEDLPSLDHPFIQVTWRGQDTRERDAAVTAFRRWLTRHPLTRQGLRDDKGAMPSAHEGDSARHDLTALWTLLGPNIIPNRMEPNPLRPAAGDRSGKYVAESLQRVAAARPPASVSLMLDVSGSMGRPARGRDTRLSRSVSFLQSLVAQLQSRDSAGLRVASKKKPPDSPYTLENVRLAGTGPVQKNRITSHLQAVATAGGDVALADMIGKADVDPGSNLVVVTDGQSPGTNGPGSSPGEAAAKFRDRHRDVRVTVVLTGPSGCGASPVKEIVDAFGPSGGKGCVSLTGAPEPQQAAQLLSDLR